DNA sequence from the Acidobacteriota bacterium genome:
CCGCCGATCTGACCCACGAGCAGGTCGTCGGAGCGATGCGCCGTTTCGAAGGCCTCCAGCATCAGTTGCCGCCGCCCTACTCGGCGAAGAAGATCGGCGGCCGCAAGTACTACGAACTCGCGCGACGCGGGCAGGAGTTCGAACGAGAGGGCAAGGACGTCGAGATCTTCCAGTTCGAGGCGACTGGCCAGCTCGGAGCCCCCGGGCCGGACCGGATCCCGTTCCGGTTGAGTTGTGCGGCCGGCGCCTATGCGCGATCCCTCGCCCACGACGTGGGTGAGCAACTCGGCTGCGGCGGGCATCTTGCGACGCTGCGCCGCCTTCGCATCGGCTCGTTCGAAGTCGAAGGGGCGCTCGATTCCGGGCGGCTCGAAGCGGTCCAGCGGGGCGACGAACCGCTTTCCGCCACCGACCTGGGAGTCGCCTGGGTGCCGTTCGACGACATTCCCCTGCCCTTCCCCCGCGTCACGATGGACGCGACCCAGGAGCGCCGCATCGCGCACGGGCAGTCCGTGCTGGCGCCCGGCTGCGACGCCGAAGAGGGGGATTGGGTTCAGATCACGAACAACCGCGGCCGGTTCCTCGCCGTGGGCGCGGTAGCGGAGCGGATCGGCGACCGCGGCCTCGCCGTCGTGCAGCCGAAGATCGTCTTCCACTGAGGCCGCCCAAACCCCTCGCAGCCTTGGAGTTCGGCGCCAGAGCCGACCTCGCGGACAACAGGGCCGGCCGTGCTACACTCCGCGCCGCGAAAGGACAGAGGAACGACGAAGGAACCGAAAGAAGGCAACACAGGAAACCAGCCCAGAACGAAACCAGCAAGAGTCAGCGAGGAATCAGAGAGTGCCACAGACAGCCGAAGTGAAGGACCAGATCATTCGTGACTTCCGTCTCCACGAGACGGACACGGGTTCCCCTGAAGTCCAGGTCGCGCTCCTGACGAACCGCATCAACGAACTCACCGAGCACTTCAAGGTCCACAAGCAGGACCATCATGGCCGGCGCGGCCTGCTGAAGTTGGTCGGGCGCCGCCGTCGGCTGCTCGGCTACCTCCGCAACCAGAGCTTCGAGCGCTACCGGACGACGATCGAGCGTCTCGGGATTCGCAGGTAGCCCTTAGAGCCCGGAGCCGCCAGGCGGTTCCGCCTCTCCCGAACCGGCCGCTTCGCCGACGAGGTGAGTTCGGATCCATCGACGGATCCGTTCGGCCGACGTGAGGCACCTGCCCGCCGCTTCGAATTGCGGGCGCAACCACAGAGCAAGGAAAGACAAGAGAACAAGCAATGAAGTTCACCAAGGACATCCCCATCGGGAACTCCACCATGACCCTGGAATCCGGGCGCCTGGCCAAGCAGGCGAACGGTTCCTGCACCGTACAGCTCGGCGAGACGATCGTGCTGACCACCGCCTGCATGGCGCCGGACAGCAACCCGCGGGGCTTTCTGCCCCTGACCGTCGACTATCGCGAATACACGTCGGCGGCGGGCCGCATCCCGGGCGGCTTCTTCAAGCGCGAGGGACGCCCCTCCGAGAAGGAGATCATCACCTGCCGCCTGACCGATCGGCCGCTCCGGCCGCTCTTCCCGCCGGGGTACTTCCACGAGACACAGATCATCTCCTTCGTCCTCTCGGCCGACCAGGAGAACGACCCCGACATCCTCGCGATCAACGGCGCGTCGACGGCACTCGTGCTCTCCGACATTCCCTTCTACCACCCGGTGGGCGCGGTGCGCGTCGGGCTGATCGACGATGAGATCGTGTTCAACCCCACGGGCGCCGAGCGGGACGTCTCGGATCTCGACCTGATCGTCGTCGGCACCGCGGATGCGGTGACCATGGTCGAGGCCGGAGCCAACCAGCTCGATGAGAGCGTGATCCTCGACTGCATCTTCGCCGGCCACCAGGAACTGCAGAAGATCGTTCGCGCGCAGCGGGAGCTGTTCCGCGAGATGAACCTCGAGAAGCCCGACTGGAAGGCCCCGGAGGCCTACACGGCCGAGTTCCAGCAGGAGGTCGAACGCGCCATCTGGAACGACTTCACCGCCGCGCTCAACACGCCCGCGAAGTTCGAGCGCCGCGACGCGGTGAAGGCCGTCGTCGACGGCTTCATCGAGCAGCTTCCCGAGGAGGACGACCGGCGCGCGCAGGTCGGCAAGATCGTCAGCGAACTCGAGGACAAGGCGCTCCGCGAGATCGTGATGAAGCAGGGCAAACGCTTCGACAACCGCGCGCTCGACGAGATCCGGGCGCTCGACTGCGACACGGGGCTCCTGCCCCGGGTCCACGGATCGGCGCTCTTCACCCGTGGCGAGACCCAGGCTCTCGCCTCGGTCACGCTCGGCACGCGCCGGGACGCGCAGATCATCGAGGAGTACGAGGGTGAAACCCACCAGAAGTTCCTCCTCCACTACAACTTCCCGCCGTTCTCGGTGGGCGAGGTCCGGTTCCTGCGCGGGTCCAGCCGGCGCGAGATCGGCCACGGCGTTCTGGCCCGCCGCGCCCTGGTCCCCGTGCTGCCGACCGAGGACGACTTTCCCTACACGGTTCGCGTGGTCTCGGAGATCCTGGAATCGAACGGTTCCTCGTCGATGGCGACCGTCTGCGCCGGTTCGCTGGCATTGTTCGACGCCGGCGTGCCCATGCTGGCCCCGGTGGCGGGGGTGGCCATGGGCCTGGTCAAGGACGGCGAGGACTTCGCCGTCCTCAGCGACATCGCCGGCCAGGAGGACCACCACGGCGACATGGACTTCAAGGTCGCCGGCACCCGCGGCGGGATCACCGCCCTGCAGATGGACATCAAGATCACCGGAGTGACCCGCGAGATCATGGGCCAGGCGCTGACCCAGGCCAAGACGGGCCGACTGCACATCCTCGACCACATGGCCGCCGAGATCGGCGAGCCGCGGGAGGAGATGTCAGAGTACGCCCCACGCCTGCACGTGATGATGGTCGCCCGCGACCGGATTCGCGACGTGATCGGACCGGGCGGCAAGACGATCCGCGGCATCACCGAGGAGACCGGCTGCCAGATCGACATCGAGGACGACGGCCGTGTCGTCGTCGCCTCGCCGAACTCCACCGCCGCAGACCGGGCGATCGCGATGATCGAACGCCTGACTGAGGTACCGGAGGTCGACAAGGTCTATACCGGCCAGGTACGGCGGGTCGAGCCGTTCGGCGCGTTCGTCGAGATCCTCCCCGGTACGGACGGTCTGGTCCACATCAGTGAACTCGCCCCCTACCGGGTCGGCGAGATCGGCGACCTGGTCACCGAGGGCGACGAGATGACGGTCAAGGTGATCGACATCGATCCTTCGGGCAAGGTGCGACTGTCGCGGAAGGCCGTGATCATGGATGCTCCCGACTTCGATCCCAAGGACTATGAAGGCATGGGCGTCCCGGCGCCCGCCGGCGGCGACCGCAGGGGCGGTCCCGGCGGACGCGGGGGCCGTGGCGGTCCCGGCGGACGCGGTGGAAGAGGCGGCCCGCGCGGACGCGGCGGCCGTGGCGGTCCCGGCGGACGCGGTGGAAGAGGCCGCGGCCCACGGTCGGGCGGCGGTCGCGGTCCGCGCCGCGACTAGGAGGCTGCGCCGCCAGGTCGGCCGGCCGACACCGGCCAGCCGCTCAGTCGGCGGCGATGAGGGCGGCACGATAGACCGCCCGGAAAGGGACTTCCCTCTCCCGGGCGATCCGTCGTACGTCCTCGTACTCCGGCGCCGTTCCCAGGGAGCGACCGCCGACCGCCGCCGTCTTGACCCGGACCTCGCCGAAGGGCGTCGTCACCGAGACGACTCTTCGTTCGGCTTCCAGCCGGTCGACGACCGTCCGCCGGCAGCCCAGGGACCCGGTCTCGAGGAGTAGCCGCTCGGCGAGATCCGAAGCCCGTTCGGGGCGGCAGATCACGGTGACGGCCACCCCGGGACGCGACTTCTTCATCTGCACCGGGGTGGCGAACACATCCAGCGCGCCGGCTCCAAGCAGTGTCTCCGCCGCGTAGCCGATCGCCTCGCCGGTGGCATCGTCGACCTGACATTCCAGCACCGCGACGCGGCTCCAGGGCGAAGCGGCCGTGACCCGGGTCGCCAGTTGGACACGGAGCGCGTTCGGCCGATCGGCGAGCTCCCTGCTGCCCAGGCCGACACCCGTGTCCTCGATGCGGCGGGGGCAGTCGACTGCCGAAGGCCCGGAGGAATCCACGAACTCGCGCAGGATCACGGCGCCCGTAGGCGTCGTCATCTCGCCCTCCACCCCGCCGGCGGTGATCGGTATGCCTCGAAGCAGCAAAGCCGTCGCCGGCGCCGGTACGGGCATCACGCCGTGGCGGGTCTTCACCGTGCCGCTACCCACCACCACGGTGGAACAGGACACCCTGGCCGGGGCAAAGTGCTCGAGCGCGAGCGCGGCGCCGACCAGATCGACAATCGAGTCGTCGGCGCCGACTTCGTGGAAGTGCACCTCGTCCAGACCGACCCCGTGCACGCTCGCTTCCGCCTCCCCGAGGCGGCTGAAGAGCGCCGACGCACGTTCTCTCGTGCCCGCCCCGAGACCGCTCCGCTCGATCATGCGGAGGATCGTGGACAGGCTCCGATGCGAGGCGCCCGCGCCACCGCGTCCTTCCACCGGTCGGCCACCGCGCAGCACGCTGAAGCGCATTCCCGCCAGCGACCCGCGTTTCGCCCGCCGCACCTGGAGCTCGACGCCGGAAAGACCCAGTCGCTCGACCATTTCCTCGAGCCGGGCCAACGGCAACCCCAAGTCCAGGCAGGCGCCCAGAAACATGTCGCCCGAGATGCCGCTGGCACAGTCCAAGTGGAGCAGGTCGGGGCCTCCAGCAGCCATCGGAAGCACCCTAGCAGTCCCTGCCCGCGCAACCGCCCGCCGCTACAGGAATCCCCTTTCCCGCATCGAGACCCAGCGGCCGCCGCCGCCGAGAATCAGGTGATCGACGAGTTCGACTCCCACCGAAGCCCCGGCCCGCGCTAGTCTGCGGGTGAAGGCGATGTCCTCCCGGCTCGGATCCGGATCACCGCTGGGATGGTTGTGGAAGACTGCCGCCGCCGTCGCACCCAGTCGCAGGGCCTCCTTCAGGATCACGCGCGGCTCGACCGAGGTGCGGTCGAGAGCGCCGACGAAATGCTCCCGCTCGCTGATCACGCGGCCCCGGACGTCGACGTAGATCGCGCCCATCACCTCCTGGTCGCGGCGCGCGTAGCGCAGGTTCAGGTAGCGCGCTACACCCACCACGTCGCCAAGGGGTCTTCTCTGCGGGAGCTGGGCCTTGGCCAGACGCCGGGCCAACTCCACGGCCGCGAGGACCGTCGCCGCCTTGGCGTCTCCGAGCCCCTTTCGGCGCAACGACGGCAGGTCGTGTTCAACCAGCAGGGCGAGCGCCGGCAGGCCGCCGAGCCCGCGTCCCTCGTCGTAGAGCAGATCGTAGGCGAGATCAAGCACTGAGCAGCCCCGGTGCCCGGTCCGCAGAAGAATCGCGATCAGTTCGCAATCGGTCAAGACTCCCGCTCCGTGCGCCAGCAACCGCTCGCGCGGACGCTGCCCCGAAGGCATCTCCCGCAGTGTGCTGCGGAGCGGTCGGTCCTGTCTTGCCATCGCGCCTCCTCTGTGGACATCGACGAATTGACGGCCGTCCAGTTCTCGTCACCACGGGAGGCCAGTTCTCCGCCTGTCCCTCCGGCTACAGTGTCCGTTCCGTGCCGCTACCCGACGCCGAACTTCCGCCGTTCCTTACCTCCGAGGGCCTACCGGCCGAAGCGTCCGTCGCCATCCTGCCCGTGCCCTACGAACGCACGACATCGTGGGGTCGGGGTGCGGAACATGGACCGGCCGCCCTGCTCCGCGCCTCCCGTTACGTCGAGCTGTACGACGAGGAGCTCCGGCTGGAACCCTTCCGCATCGGCATCGAGACCCTGCCGCCGGTCGATGTCGAGACGTCGGAGGACGCCGCGCTCCAGCGCATCAGCGCTTCGGCCCGGGCCGTGATCGAACGCGGCCGTTTCCTCGCCGCGATCGGCGGCGAGCACACGGTCACCCCCGCCCTGGTGCGTGGCGTGATGGAAGCAGCCGGCGCCGACCTGGGCACCGACCTGGGCCTCGTGCAGTTCGACGCCCACGCCGACCTGAGGCCGAGCTACCAGGGAACCCGCTGGAACCACGCCTGCGCGATGAGCCGGGTGCTCGACCTCGGCGTCCACACACTCGCGGTCGGCATCCGGTCGCTGAGCCGGCCGGAGGCCGTGCGGATCGAGACAGAGAGGCTCCCGATCATCTGGGGCCACCAGATGCAGGCCCTGGACCCGGAGGATCTGCAGGCGCTGTTCGCGGGGCTACTCGCGTCACTGCCCGACACCGTCTATCTCACCTTCGACCTCGACTTCTTCGACCCGTCGCTGCTGCCGGCCACCGGAACGCCCGAACCCGGCGGCGGCAACTGGTTCCAGGCTCTGACGCTGCTCCGCCTGTTGTTCGAGCAAAAGCGCG
Encoded proteins:
- the truB gene encoding tRNA pseudouridine(55) synthase TruB is translated as MTAGPGRHGLLLVDKQPGGTSHDVVRAARRALAERKVGHCGTLDPNATGLLLLTVGRSTRLTRFLIGAPKVYEGEIRFGIATDTYDAAGEVTLEGSTADLTHEQVVGAMRRFEGLQHQLPPPYSAKKIGGRKYYELARRGQEFEREGKDVEIFQFEATGQLGAPGPDRIPFRLSCAAGAYARSLAHDVGEQLGCGGHLATLRRLRIGSFEVEGALDSGRLEAVQRGDEPLSATDLGVAWVPFDDIPLPFPRVTMDATQERRIAHGQSVLAPGCDAEEGDWVQITNNRGRFLAVGAVAERIGDRGLAVVQPKIVFH
- the rpsO gene encoding 30S ribosomal protein S15; the encoded protein is MPQTAEVKDQIIRDFRLHETDTGSPEVQVALLTNRINELTEHFKVHKQDHHGRRGLLKLVGRRRRLLGYLRNQSFERYRTTIERLGIRR
- the pnp gene encoding polyribonucleotide nucleotidyltransferase, whose product is MKFTKDIPIGNSTMTLESGRLAKQANGSCTVQLGETIVLTTACMAPDSNPRGFLPLTVDYREYTSAAGRIPGGFFKREGRPSEKEIITCRLTDRPLRPLFPPGYFHETQIISFVLSADQENDPDILAINGASTALVLSDIPFYHPVGAVRVGLIDDEIVFNPTGAERDVSDLDLIVVGTADAVTMVEAGANQLDESVILDCIFAGHQELQKIVRAQRELFREMNLEKPDWKAPEAYTAEFQQEVERAIWNDFTAALNTPAKFERRDAVKAVVDGFIEQLPEEDDRRAQVGKIVSELEDKALREIVMKQGKRFDNRALDEIRALDCDTGLLPRVHGSALFTRGETQALASVTLGTRRDAQIIEEYEGETHQKFLLHYNFPPFSVGEVRFLRGSSRREIGHGVLARRALVPVLPTEDDFPYTVRVVSEILESNGSSSMATVCAGSLALFDAGVPMLAPVAGVAMGLVKDGEDFAVLSDIAGQEDHHGDMDFKVAGTRGGITALQMDIKITGVTREIMGQALTQAKTGRLHILDHMAAEIGEPREEMSEYAPRLHVMMVARDRIRDVIGPGGKTIRGITEETGCQIDIEDDGRVVVASPNSTAADRAIAMIERLTEVPEVDKVYTGQVRRVEPFGAFVEILPGTDGLVHISELAPYRVGEIGDLVTEGDEMTVKVIDIDPSGKVRLSRKAVIMDAPDFDPKDYEGMGVPAPAGGDRRGGPGGRGGRGGPGGRGGRGGPRGRGGRGGPGGRGGRGRGPRSGGGRGPRRD
- the larC gene encoding nickel pincer cofactor biosynthesis protein LarC, giving the protein MAAGGPDLLHLDCASGISGDMFLGACLDLGLPLARLEEMVERLGLSGVELQVRRAKRGSLAGMRFSVLRGGRPVEGRGGAGASHRSLSTILRMIERSGLGAGTRERASALFSRLGEAEASVHGVGLDEVHFHEVGADDSIVDLVGAALALEHFAPARVSCSTVVVGSGTVKTRHGVMPVPAPATALLLRGIPITAGGVEGEMTTPTGAVILREFVDSSGPSAVDCPRRIEDTGVGLGSRELADRPNALRVQLATRVTAASPWSRVAVLECQVDDATGEAIGYAAETLLGAGALDVFATPVQMKKSRPGVAVTVICRPERASDLAERLLLETGSLGCRRTVVDRLEAERRVVSVTTPFGEVRVKTAAVGGRSLGTAPEYEDVRRIAREREVPFRAVYRAALIAAD
- the radC gene encoding DNA repair protein RadC, which translates into the protein MPSGQRPRERLLAHGAGVLTDCELIAILLRTGHRGCSVLDLAYDLLYDEGRGLGGLPALALLVEHDLPSLRRKGLGDAKAATVLAAVELARRLAKAQLPQRRPLGDVVGVARYLNLRYARRDQEVMGAIYVDVRGRVISEREHFVGALDRTSVEPRVILKEALRLGATAAAVFHNHPSGDPDPSREDIAFTRRLARAGASVGVELVDHLILGGGGRWVSMRERGFL
- the speB gene encoding agmatinase, which codes for MPLPDAELPPFLTSEGLPAEASVAILPVPYERTTSWGRGAEHGPAALLRASRYVELYDEELRLEPFRIGIETLPPVDVETSEDAALQRISASARAVIERGRFLAAIGGEHTVTPALVRGVMEAAGADLGTDLGLVQFDAHADLRPSYQGTRWNHACAMSRVLDLGVHTLAVGIRSLSRPEAVRIETERLPIIWGHQMQALDPEDLQALFAGLLASLPDTVYLTFDLDFFDPSLLPATGTPEPGGGNWFQALTLLRLLFEQKRVIAMDIVELAPIPDNAASEFTAARLLYKCIGYRYRQTLAAAQRPIRPPAT